A region from the Microcebus murinus isolate Inina chromosome 3, M.murinus_Inina_mat1.0, whole genome shotgun sequence genome encodes:
- the PCDH7 gene encoding protocadherin-7 isoform X8, with product MLRMRTAGWARGWCLGCCLLLPLSLSLAAAKQLLRYRLAEEGPADVRIGNVASDLGIVTGSGEVTFSLESGSEYLKIDNLTGELSTSERRIDREKLPQCQMIFDENECFLDFEVSVIGPSQSWVDLFEGRVIVLDINDNTPTFPSPVLTLTVEENRPVGTLYLLPTATDRDFGRNGIERYELLQEPGGGGEGRRAGPADSAPYPGGGGNGAGGGAAGSKRRPDAPEGGGGPGGRSSVFELQVADTPDGEKQPQLIVKGALDREQRDSYELTLRVRDGGDPPRSSQAILRVLITDVNDNSPRFEKSVYEADLAENSAPGTPILQLRAADLDVGVNGQIEYVFGAATESVRRLLRLDETSGWLSVLHRIDREEVNQLRFTVMARDRGQPPKTDKATVVLNIRDENDNVPSIEIRKIGRIPLKDGVANVAEDVLVDTPIALVQVSDRDQGENGVVTCTVVGDVPFQLKPASDTEGDQNKKKYFLHTSAPLDYETTREFNVVIVAVDSGSPSLSSNNSLVVKVGDTNDNPPVFGQSVVEVYFPENNIPGERVATVLATDADSGKNAEIAYSLDSSVMGIFAIDPDSGDILVNTVLDREQTDRYEFKVNAKDKGIPVLQGSTTVIVQVADKNDNDPKFMQDVFTFYVKENLQPNSPVGMVTVMDADKGRNAEMSLYIEENSNIFSIENDTGTIYSTMSFDREHQTTYTFRVKAVDGGDPPRSATATVSLFVMDENDNAPTVTLPKNISYTLLPPSSNVRTVVATVLATDSDDGINADLNYSIVGGNPFKLFEIDSTSGVVSLVGKLTQKHYGLHRLVVQVNDSGQPSQSTTTLVHVFVNESVSNATVIDSQIARSLHTPLTQDIAGDPSYEISKQRLSIVIGVVAGIMTVILIILIVVMARYCRSKNKNGYEAGKKDHEDFFTPQQHDKSKKPKKDKKNKKSKQPLYSSIVTVEASKPNGQRYDSVNEKLSDSPSMGRYRSVNGGPGSPDLARHYKSSSPLPTVQLHPQSPTAGKKHQAVQDLPPANTFVGAGDNISIGSDHCSEYSCQTNNKYSKQMRLHPYITVFG from the exons ATGCTGAGGATGCGGACCGCGGGGTGGGCGCGCGGCTGGTGCTTGggctgctgcctcctcctgccgCTGTCGCTCAGCCTGGCGGCCGCCAAGCAACTCCTGCGGTACCGGCTGGCCGAGGAGGGCCCCGCCGACGTCCGCATCGGCAACGTCGCGTCGGACCTGGGCATCGTGACGGGCTCGGGCGAGGTGACTTTCAGCCTGGAGTCGGGCTCCGAGTACCTGAAGATCGACAACCTCACGGGCGAGCTGAGCACGAGCGAGCGGCGCATCGACCGCGAGAAGCTGCCCCAGTGTCAGATGATCTTCGACGAGAACGAGTGCTTCCTGGACTTCGAGGTGTCGGTGATCGGGCCCTCGCAGAGCTGGGTGGACCTGTTTGAGGGCCGGGTCATCGTGCTGGACATCAACGACAACACGCCCACCTTCCCGTCGCCCGTGCTCACGCTCACGGTGGAGGAGAACCGGCCGGTGGGCACGCTCTACCTGCTGCCCACCGCCACCGACCGCGACTTCGGCCGCAACGGCATCGAGCGCTACGAGCTGCTCCAGGAGCCCGGGGGCGGCGGCGAGGGCCGGCGCGCGGGCCCGGCCGACAGCGCCCCCTACCCCGGGGGCGGCGGGaacggcgcgggcggcggcgcggcaGGCTCCAAGCGGCGGCCGGACGCGCCGGAgggcggcggcggccccggcGGGCGCAGCAGCGTGTTCGAGCTGCAGGTGGCCGACACCCCGGACGGCGAGAAGCAGCCGCAGCTGATCGTGAAGGGGGCGTTGGACCGCGAGCAGCGCGACTCGTACGAGCTGACCCTGCGGGTGCGCGACGGCGGCGACCCGCCTCGCTCCTCGCAGGCCATCCTGCGGGTGCTCATCACCGACGTGAACGACAACAGCCCCCGCTTTGAGAAGAGCGTGTACGAGGCCGACCTGGCAGAGAACAGCGCCCCGGGGACGCCCATCCTGCAGCTGCGCGCCGCCGACCTGGACGTGGGGGTCAACGGGCAGATCGAGTACGTGTTCGGGGCGGCCACCGAGTCGGTGCGGCGGCTGCTGCGCCTGGACGAGACGTCCGGCTGGCTCAGCGTCCTGCACCGCATCGACCGCGAGGAGGTGAACCAGCTGCGCTTCACGGTCATGGCCCGCGACCGCGGCCAGCCCCCCAAGACCGACAAGGCCACCGTGGTCCTCAACATCAGGGATGAGAACGACAACGTGCCGTCCATCGAAATCCGCAAGATCGGGCGCATCCCGCTCAAGGACGGGGTGGCCAACGTGGCCGAGGACGTGCTGGTGGACACCCCCATCGCTCTGGTGCAGGTGTCCGACCGCGACCAGGGCGAGAACGGGGTGGTCACCTGCACCGTGGTGGGCGACGTGCCCTTCCAGCTCAAGCCGGCCAGCGACACAGAGGGCGACCAGAACAAGAAGAAGTACTTCCTGCACACCTCAGCCCCCCTGGACTATGAGACCACGCGGGAGTTCAACGTGGTCATAGTGGCGGTGGACTCGGGCAGCCCCAGCCTCTCCAGTAACAACTCCCTGGTCGTCAAGGTGGGGGACACCAATGACAACCCGCCGGTGTTCGGCCAGTCGGTGGTGGAGGTTTACTTCCCGGAGAACAACATCCCCGGCGAGAGGGTGGCCACGGTGCTGGCGACAGACGCCGACAGCGGGAAGAACGCGGAGATTGCCTACTCCCTGGACTCATCTGTGATGGGGATCTTCGCCATCGATCCGGATTCCGGGGACATCCTCGTCAATACGGTGTTGGACCGTGAGCAGACTGACAGGTATGAGTTTAAAGTTAACGCCAAAGACAAAGGCATCCCTGTGCTGCAGGGCAGCACCACGGTGATTGTGCAGGTGGCTGATAAGAATGACAATGACCCTAAGTTTATGCAGGACGTCTTTACCTTTTATGTGAAAGAAAACTTGCAGCCCAACAGCCCTGTTGGGATGGTCACCGTGATGGATGCTGACAAAGGGCGGAATGCAGAGATGAGCCTGTACATAGAGGAgaacagtaatattttttctattgaaaatgaCACGGGGACCATTTACTCCACAATGTCTTTTGACCGGGAACATCAGACCACGTACACTTTCAGAGTCAAGGCTGTGGACGGGGGAGATCCTCCCAGATCCGCCACAGCCACCGTCTCTCTCTTTGTGATGGATGAAAATGACAACGCTCCCACAGTTACCCTTCCCAAAAACATTTCCTATACTTTACTGCCACCTTCAAGTAATGTCAGGACAGTTGTAGCTACAGTGTTGGCAACAGACAGTGATGATGGCATTAATGCAGACCTGAACTACAGCATTGTGGGAGGGAATCCCTTCAAACTGTTTGAGATTGATTCCACCAGTGGTGTGGTTTCCTTAGTGGGAAAACTCACCCAAAAGCATTATGGCTTGCATAGGTTGGTGGTGCAAGTGAATGACAGTGGGCAGCCTTCCCAGTCCACCACGACTCTGGTGCATGTGTTTGTCAATGAAAGTGTTTCTAATGCAACTGTGATTGACTCCCAGATAGCCAGAAGTTTGCACACCCCACTCACCCAGGATATAGCTGGTGACCCAAGCTATGAAATTAGCAAACAGAGACTCAGTATTGTCATTGGGGTAGTTGCTGGCATTATGACAGTAATTCTAATCATCTTAATTGTAGTGATGGCAAGGTACTGcagatctaaaaataaaaatggctatgAAGCTGGCAAAAAAGATCACGAAGACTTTTTTACACCCCAACAGCATGACAAATCTAAAAAGCctaaaaaggacaagaaaaacaaaaaatctaagCAGCCTCTCTACAGCAGCATTGTCACTGTAGAAGCTTCTAAACCAAATGGACAGAGGTATGATAGTGTCAATGAGAAGCTGTCAGACAGCCCAAGCATGGGGCGATACCGATCAGTTAATGGGGGGCCTGGCAGTCCTGACCTGGCTAGGCATTACAAATCTAGTTCCCCTTTGCCTACTGTCCAGCTTCATCCCCAATCACCAACTGCAGGAAAAAAACACCAGGCCGTACAAGATCTACCACCAGCCAACACATTTGTGGGAGCAGGAGACAACATTTCAATTGGCTCAGATCACTGCTCTGAGTACAGCTGTCAAACCAATAACAAGTACAGCAAACAG atGCGTCTACATCCATACATTACTGTGTTTGGCTGA
- the PCDH7 gene encoding protocadherin-7 isoform X9, with amino-acid sequence MLRMRTAGWARGWCLGCCLLLPLSLSLAAAKQLLRYRLAEEGPADVRIGNVASDLGIVTGSGEVTFSLESGSEYLKIDNLTGELSTSERRIDREKLPQCQMIFDENECFLDFEVSVIGPSQSWVDLFEGRVIVLDINDNTPTFPSPVLTLTVEENRPVGTLYLLPTATDRDFGRNGIERYELLQEPGGGGEGRRAGPADSAPYPGGGGNGAGGGAAGSKRRPDAPEGGGGPGGRSSVFELQVADTPDGEKQPQLIVKGALDREQRDSYELTLRVRDGGDPPRSSQAILRVLITDVNDNSPRFEKSVYEADLAENSAPGTPILQLRAADLDVGVNGQIEYVFGAATESVRRLLRLDETSGWLSVLHRIDREEVNQLRFTVMARDRGQPPKTDKATVVLNIRDENDNVPSIEIRKIGRIPLKDGVANVAEDVLVDTPIALVQVSDRDQGENGVVTCTVVGDVPFQLKPASDTEGDQNKKKYFLHTSAPLDYETTREFNVVIVAVDSGSPSLSSNNSLVVKVGDTNDNPPVFGQSVVEVYFPENNIPGERVATVLATDADSGKNAEIAYSLDSSVMGIFAIDPDSGDILVNTVLDREQTDRYEFKVNAKDKGIPVLQGSTTVIVQVADKNDNDPKFMQDVFTFYVKENLQPNSPVGMVTVMDADKGRNAEMSLYIEENSNIFSIENDTGTIYSTMSFDREHQTTYTFRVKAVDGGDPPRSATATVSLFVMDENDNAPTVTLPKNISYTLLPPSSNVRTVVATVLATDSDDGINADLNYSIVGGNPFKLFEIDSTSGVVSLVGKLTQKHYGLHRLVVQVNDSGQPSQSTTTLVHVFVNESVSNATVIDSQIARSLHTPLTQDIAGDPSYEISKQRLSIVIGVVAGIMTVILIILIVVMARYCRSKNKNGYEAGKKDHEDFFTPQQHDKSKKPKKDKKNKKSKQPLYSSIVTVEASKPNGQRYDSVNEKLSDSPSMGRYRSVNGGPGSPDLARHYKSSSPLPTVQLHPQSPTAGKKHQAVQDLPPANTFVGAGDNISIGSDHCSEYSCQTNNKYSKQIQDLFQM; translated from the coding sequence ATGCTGAGGATGCGGACCGCGGGGTGGGCGCGCGGCTGGTGCTTGggctgctgcctcctcctgccgCTGTCGCTCAGCCTGGCGGCCGCCAAGCAACTCCTGCGGTACCGGCTGGCCGAGGAGGGCCCCGCCGACGTCCGCATCGGCAACGTCGCGTCGGACCTGGGCATCGTGACGGGCTCGGGCGAGGTGACTTTCAGCCTGGAGTCGGGCTCCGAGTACCTGAAGATCGACAACCTCACGGGCGAGCTGAGCACGAGCGAGCGGCGCATCGACCGCGAGAAGCTGCCCCAGTGTCAGATGATCTTCGACGAGAACGAGTGCTTCCTGGACTTCGAGGTGTCGGTGATCGGGCCCTCGCAGAGCTGGGTGGACCTGTTTGAGGGCCGGGTCATCGTGCTGGACATCAACGACAACACGCCCACCTTCCCGTCGCCCGTGCTCACGCTCACGGTGGAGGAGAACCGGCCGGTGGGCACGCTCTACCTGCTGCCCACCGCCACCGACCGCGACTTCGGCCGCAACGGCATCGAGCGCTACGAGCTGCTCCAGGAGCCCGGGGGCGGCGGCGAGGGCCGGCGCGCGGGCCCGGCCGACAGCGCCCCCTACCCCGGGGGCGGCGGGaacggcgcgggcggcggcgcggcaGGCTCCAAGCGGCGGCCGGACGCGCCGGAgggcggcggcggccccggcGGGCGCAGCAGCGTGTTCGAGCTGCAGGTGGCCGACACCCCGGACGGCGAGAAGCAGCCGCAGCTGATCGTGAAGGGGGCGTTGGACCGCGAGCAGCGCGACTCGTACGAGCTGACCCTGCGGGTGCGCGACGGCGGCGACCCGCCTCGCTCCTCGCAGGCCATCCTGCGGGTGCTCATCACCGACGTGAACGACAACAGCCCCCGCTTTGAGAAGAGCGTGTACGAGGCCGACCTGGCAGAGAACAGCGCCCCGGGGACGCCCATCCTGCAGCTGCGCGCCGCCGACCTGGACGTGGGGGTCAACGGGCAGATCGAGTACGTGTTCGGGGCGGCCACCGAGTCGGTGCGGCGGCTGCTGCGCCTGGACGAGACGTCCGGCTGGCTCAGCGTCCTGCACCGCATCGACCGCGAGGAGGTGAACCAGCTGCGCTTCACGGTCATGGCCCGCGACCGCGGCCAGCCCCCCAAGACCGACAAGGCCACCGTGGTCCTCAACATCAGGGATGAGAACGACAACGTGCCGTCCATCGAAATCCGCAAGATCGGGCGCATCCCGCTCAAGGACGGGGTGGCCAACGTGGCCGAGGACGTGCTGGTGGACACCCCCATCGCTCTGGTGCAGGTGTCCGACCGCGACCAGGGCGAGAACGGGGTGGTCACCTGCACCGTGGTGGGCGACGTGCCCTTCCAGCTCAAGCCGGCCAGCGACACAGAGGGCGACCAGAACAAGAAGAAGTACTTCCTGCACACCTCAGCCCCCCTGGACTATGAGACCACGCGGGAGTTCAACGTGGTCATAGTGGCGGTGGACTCGGGCAGCCCCAGCCTCTCCAGTAACAACTCCCTGGTCGTCAAGGTGGGGGACACCAATGACAACCCGCCGGTGTTCGGCCAGTCGGTGGTGGAGGTTTACTTCCCGGAGAACAACATCCCCGGCGAGAGGGTGGCCACGGTGCTGGCGACAGACGCCGACAGCGGGAAGAACGCGGAGATTGCCTACTCCCTGGACTCATCTGTGATGGGGATCTTCGCCATCGATCCGGATTCCGGGGACATCCTCGTCAATACGGTGTTGGACCGTGAGCAGACTGACAGGTATGAGTTTAAAGTTAACGCCAAAGACAAAGGCATCCCTGTGCTGCAGGGCAGCACCACGGTGATTGTGCAGGTGGCTGATAAGAATGACAATGACCCTAAGTTTATGCAGGACGTCTTTACCTTTTATGTGAAAGAAAACTTGCAGCCCAACAGCCCTGTTGGGATGGTCACCGTGATGGATGCTGACAAAGGGCGGAATGCAGAGATGAGCCTGTACATAGAGGAgaacagtaatattttttctattgaaaatgaCACGGGGACCATTTACTCCACAATGTCTTTTGACCGGGAACATCAGACCACGTACACTTTCAGAGTCAAGGCTGTGGACGGGGGAGATCCTCCCAGATCCGCCACAGCCACCGTCTCTCTCTTTGTGATGGATGAAAATGACAACGCTCCCACAGTTACCCTTCCCAAAAACATTTCCTATACTTTACTGCCACCTTCAAGTAATGTCAGGACAGTTGTAGCTACAGTGTTGGCAACAGACAGTGATGATGGCATTAATGCAGACCTGAACTACAGCATTGTGGGAGGGAATCCCTTCAAACTGTTTGAGATTGATTCCACCAGTGGTGTGGTTTCCTTAGTGGGAAAACTCACCCAAAAGCATTATGGCTTGCATAGGTTGGTGGTGCAAGTGAATGACAGTGGGCAGCCTTCCCAGTCCACCACGACTCTGGTGCATGTGTTTGTCAATGAAAGTGTTTCTAATGCAACTGTGATTGACTCCCAGATAGCCAGAAGTTTGCACACCCCACTCACCCAGGATATAGCTGGTGACCCAAGCTATGAAATTAGCAAACAGAGACTCAGTATTGTCATTGGGGTAGTTGCTGGCATTATGACAGTAATTCTAATCATCTTAATTGTAGTGATGGCAAGGTACTGcagatctaaaaataaaaatggctatgAAGCTGGCAAAAAAGATCACGAAGACTTTTTTACACCCCAACAGCATGACAAATCTAAAAAGCctaaaaaggacaagaaaaacaaaaaatctaagCAGCCTCTCTACAGCAGCATTGTCACTGTAGAAGCTTCTAAACCAAATGGACAGAGGTATGATAGTGTCAATGAGAAGCTGTCAGACAGCCCAAGCATGGGGCGATACCGATCAGTTAATGGGGGGCCTGGCAGTCCTGACCTGGCTAGGCATTACAAATCTAGTTCCCCTTTGCCTACTGTCCAGCTTCATCCCCAATCACCAACTGCAGGAAAAAAACACCAGGCCGTACAAGATCTACCACCAGCCAACACATTTGTGGGAGCAGGAGACAACATTTCAATTGGCTCAGATCACTGCTCTGAGTACAGCTGTCAAACCAATAACAAGTACAGCAAACAG
- the PCDH7 gene encoding protocadherin-7 isoform X5, with the protein MLRMRTAGWARGWCLGCCLLLPLSLSLAAAKQLLRYRLAEEGPADVRIGNVASDLGIVTGSGEVTFSLESGSEYLKIDNLTGELSTSERRIDREKLPQCQMIFDENECFLDFEVSVIGPSQSWVDLFEGRVIVLDINDNTPTFPSPVLTLTVEENRPVGTLYLLPTATDRDFGRNGIERYELLQEPGGGGEGRRAGPADSAPYPGGGGNGAGGGAAGSKRRPDAPEGGGGPGGRSSVFELQVADTPDGEKQPQLIVKGALDREQRDSYELTLRVRDGGDPPRSSQAILRVLITDVNDNSPRFEKSVYEADLAENSAPGTPILQLRAADLDVGVNGQIEYVFGAATESVRRLLRLDETSGWLSVLHRIDREEVNQLRFTVMARDRGQPPKTDKATVVLNIRDENDNVPSIEIRKIGRIPLKDGVANVAEDVLVDTPIALVQVSDRDQGENGVVTCTVVGDVPFQLKPASDTEGDQNKKKYFLHTSAPLDYETTREFNVVIVAVDSGSPSLSSNNSLVVKVGDTNDNPPVFGQSVVEVYFPENNIPGERVATVLATDADSGKNAEIAYSLDSSVMGIFAIDPDSGDILVNTVLDREQTDRYEFKVNAKDKGIPVLQGSTTVIVQVADKNDNDPKFMQDVFTFYVKENLQPNSPVGMVTVMDADKGRNAEMSLYIEENSNIFSIENDTGTIYSTMSFDREHQTTYTFRVKAVDGGDPPRSATATVSLFVMDENDNAPTVTLPKNISYTLLPPSSNVRTVVATVLATDSDDGINADLNYSIVGGNPFKLFEIDSTSGVVSLVGKLTQKHYGLHRLVVQVNDSGQPSQSTTTLVHVFVNESVSNATVIDSQIARSLHTPLTQDIAGDPSYEISKQRLSIVIGVVAGIMTVILIILIVVMARYCRSKNKNGYEAGKKDHEDFFTPQQHDKSKKPKKDKKNKKSKQPLYSSIVTVEASKPNGQRYDSVNEKLSDSPSMGRYRSVNGGPGSPDLARHYKSSSPLPTVQLHPQSPTAGKKHQAVQDLPPANTFVGAGDNISIGSDHCSEYSCQTNNKYSKQPFRRVTFSVVSQPQDPHQGSLQSCYDSGLEESETPSSKSSSGPRLGALPLPEDNYERTTPDGSVGEAEHMENGVAAITTFPFLPFPHGKTHGRRVLLRPLH; encoded by the coding sequence ATGCTGAGGATGCGGACCGCGGGGTGGGCGCGCGGCTGGTGCTTGggctgctgcctcctcctgccgCTGTCGCTCAGCCTGGCGGCCGCCAAGCAACTCCTGCGGTACCGGCTGGCCGAGGAGGGCCCCGCCGACGTCCGCATCGGCAACGTCGCGTCGGACCTGGGCATCGTGACGGGCTCGGGCGAGGTGACTTTCAGCCTGGAGTCGGGCTCCGAGTACCTGAAGATCGACAACCTCACGGGCGAGCTGAGCACGAGCGAGCGGCGCATCGACCGCGAGAAGCTGCCCCAGTGTCAGATGATCTTCGACGAGAACGAGTGCTTCCTGGACTTCGAGGTGTCGGTGATCGGGCCCTCGCAGAGCTGGGTGGACCTGTTTGAGGGCCGGGTCATCGTGCTGGACATCAACGACAACACGCCCACCTTCCCGTCGCCCGTGCTCACGCTCACGGTGGAGGAGAACCGGCCGGTGGGCACGCTCTACCTGCTGCCCACCGCCACCGACCGCGACTTCGGCCGCAACGGCATCGAGCGCTACGAGCTGCTCCAGGAGCCCGGGGGCGGCGGCGAGGGCCGGCGCGCGGGCCCGGCCGACAGCGCCCCCTACCCCGGGGGCGGCGGGaacggcgcgggcggcggcgcggcaGGCTCCAAGCGGCGGCCGGACGCGCCGGAgggcggcggcggccccggcGGGCGCAGCAGCGTGTTCGAGCTGCAGGTGGCCGACACCCCGGACGGCGAGAAGCAGCCGCAGCTGATCGTGAAGGGGGCGTTGGACCGCGAGCAGCGCGACTCGTACGAGCTGACCCTGCGGGTGCGCGACGGCGGCGACCCGCCTCGCTCCTCGCAGGCCATCCTGCGGGTGCTCATCACCGACGTGAACGACAACAGCCCCCGCTTTGAGAAGAGCGTGTACGAGGCCGACCTGGCAGAGAACAGCGCCCCGGGGACGCCCATCCTGCAGCTGCGCGCCGCCGACCTGGACGTGGGGGTCAACGGGCAGATCGAGTACGTGTTCGGGGCGGCCACCGAGTCGGTGCGGCGGCTGCTGCGCCTGGACGAGACGTCCGGCTGGCTCAGCGTCCTGCACCGCATCGACCGCGAGGAGGTGAACCAGCTGCGCTTCACGGTCATGGCCCGCGACCGCGGCCAGCCCCCCAAGACCGACAAGGCCACCGTGGTCCTCAACATCAGGGATGAGAACGACAACGTGCCGTCCATCGAAATCCGCAAGATCGGGCGCATCCCGCTCAAGGACGGGGTGGCCAACGTGGCCGAGGACGTGCTGGTGGACACCCCCATCGCTCTGGTGCAGGTGTCCGACCGCGACCAGGGCGAGAACGGGGTGGTCACCTGCACCGTGGTGGGCGACGTGCCCTTCCAGCTCAAGCCGGCCAGCGACACAGAGGGCGACCAGAACAAGAAGAAGTACTTCCTGCACACCTCAGCCCCCCTGGACTATGAGACCACGCGGGAGTTCAACGTGGTCATAGTGGCGGTGGACTCGGGCAGCCCCAGCCTCTCCAGTAACAACTCCCTGGTCGTCAAGGTGGGGGACACCAATGACAACCCGCCGGTGTTCGGCCAGTCGGTGGTGGAGGTTTACTTCCCGGAGAACAACATCCCCGGCGAGAGGGTGGCCACGGTGCTGGCGACAGACGCCGACAGCGGGAAGAACGCGGAGATTGCCTACTCCCTGGACTCATCTGTGATGGGGATCTTCGCCATCGATCCGGATTCCGGGGACATCCTCGTCAATACGGTGTTGGACCGTGAGCAGACTGACAGGTATGAGTTTAAAGTTAACGCCAAAGACAAAGGCATCCCTGTGCTGCAGGGCAGCACCACGGTGATTGTGCAGGTGGCTGATAAGAATGACAATGACCCTAAGTTTATGCAGGACGTCTTTACCTTTTATGTGAAAGAAAACTTGCAGCCCAACAGCCCTGTTGGGATGGTCACCGTGATGGATGCTGACAAAGGGCGGAATGCAGAGATGAGCCTGTACATAGAGGAgaacagtaatattttttctattgaaaatgaCACGGGGACCATTTACTCCACAATGTCTTTTGACCGGGAACATCAGACCACGTACACTTTCAGAGTCAAGGCTGTGGACGGGGGAGATCCTCCCAGATCCGCCACAGCCACCGTCTCTCTCTTTGTGATGGATGAAAATGACAACGCTCCCACAGTTACCCTTCCCAAAAACATTTCCTATACTTTACTGCCACCTTCAAGTAATGTCAGGACAGTTGTAGCTACAGTGTTGGCAACAGACAGTGATGATGGCATTAATGCAGACCTGAACTACAGCATTGTGGGAGGGAATCCCTTCAAACTGTTTGAGATTGATTCCACCAGTGGTGTGGTTTCCTTAGTGGGAAAACTCACCCAAAAGCATTATGGCTTGCATAGGTTGGTGGTGCAAGTGAATGACAGTGGGCAGCCTTCCCAGTCCACCACGACTCTGGTGCATGTGTTTGTCAATGAAAGTGTTTCTAATGCAACTGTGATTGACTCCCAGATAGCCAGAAGTTTGCACACCCCACTCACCCAGGATATAGCTGGTGACCCAAGCTATGAAATTAGCAAACAGAGACTCAGTATTGTCATTGGGGTAGTTGCTGGCATTATGACAGTAATTCTAATCATCTTAATTGTAGTGATGGCAAGGTACTGcagatctaaaaataaaaatggctatgAAGCTGGCAAAAAAGATCACGAAGACTTTTTTACACCCCAACAGCATGACAAATCTAAAAAGCctaaaaaggacaagaaaaacaaaaaatctaagCAGCCTCTCTACAGCAGCATTGTCACTGTAGAAGCTTCTAAACCAAATGGACAGAGGTATGATAGTGTCAATGAGAAGCTGTCAGACAGCCCAAGCATGGGGCGATACCGATCAGTTAATGGGGGGCCTGGCAGTCCTGACCTGGCTAGGCATTACAAATCTAGTTCCCCTTTGCCTACTGTCCAGCTTCATCCCCAATCACCAACTGCAGGAAAAAAACACCAGGCCGTACAAGATCTACCACCAGCCAACACATTTGTGGGAGCAGGAGACAACATTTCAATTGGCTCAGATCACTGCTCTGAGTACAGCTGTCAAACCAATAACAAGTACAGCAAACAG